The following coding sequences lie in one Synechococcus sp. CC9902 genomic window:
- a CDS encoding DUF3685 domain-containing protein yields MASSSPVRILLLAPDLLGESLALQLTTANPGWDVLLKPDQLPGHPALVVWSIDTVTSLGAIQQEVMRLGERWQPAPLLLLLPPDVAASREQLLSLSASGLLQNCDLATLSESIEALLTGGRFVRLEVGSQSPQLEAPTMGFGQWVLISGLQQISHDLQVIEAMLNPPPSQFLPRLLMEGRCRELRSARDLLLMLWGPLQLGLEDAVPLRASFKPRATLESTAITLRERNSTAVWEAIRDRLDDSVQVGLTNATGRLLAIEGLHPDRRRELLLALLQQLDSVLNQLRGSDQAPCLDSMWEQLQPELRQQAVTAMAGSYVQIPRNGELQSVVTVLLKQADLSGDDGDLPDPTAMLAPLLIDQPVLVNGQLLSADDPRALLQLETLVSNWLVRTAELIGSELLESCGQWPELRRYLLRDSLIATRELDRLRNRLNTQMRWFDWVDRPIQLYESQRTLFQLRQGRIEPLQLTEPRDHELNQLGWWQRQVALLLETRDALAPQVQGLVRRLGDLAVVLLTQVLGRAIGLVGRGIAQGMGRSLGRG; encoded by the coding sequence GCTAACAACGGCAAATCCAGGCTGGGACGTGCTTTTGAAGCCCGATCAGCTGCCTGGTCACCCCGCCTTGGTGGTCTGGTCGATCGATACTGTGACCTCCCTCGGGGCGATCCAGCAGGAAGTGATGCGGTTGGGGGAGCGCTGGCAACCAGCGCCGTTGTTGCTTCTCTTACCGCCGGATGTGGCTGCAAGCCGCGAGCAGCTGCTGAGTCTTTCCGCTAGTGGCTTGCTGCAGAACTGTGATCTCGCCACCCTCAGCGAATCGATCGAAGCCTTGCTGACGGGTGGACGCTTCGTTCGATTGGAGGTTGGAAGCCAGTCGCCCCAACTTGAGGCGCCCACGATGGGCTTCGGACAATGGGTGCTGATCAGCGGCCTGCAGCAGATCAGTCACGATCTTCAGGTGATTGAGGCGATGCTCAATCCTCCGCCATCCCAGTTTTTACCTCGCTTGCTGATGGAGGGGCGCTGTCGTGAATTGCGCAGTGCCCGCGATTTGTTGCTGATGCTCTGGGGACCGTTACAGCTTGGTTTGGAGGATGCCGTGCCGCTTAGGGCATCCTTCAAGCCAAGGGCAACGCTGGAATCCACCGCCATCACCCTGCGGGAGCGAAATTCCACCGCTGTCTGGGAAGCGATCCGTGATCGTCTCGACGACTCAGTTCAAGTCGGCCTCACCAATGCCACTGGTCGGTTGCTCGCCATCGAAGGTTTGCATCCAGATCGCCGCCGTGAATTACTGCTGGCCCTGCTTCAGCAGCTGGATTCAGTGCTCAACCAACTCCGAGGAAGTGATCAGGCCCCTTGCTTGGACAGCATGTGGGAGCAGCTTCAGCCTGAACTGCGCCAGCAAGCCGTCACAGCAATGGCGGGAAGCTACGTGCAGATTCCAAGAAATGGTGAGCTCCAATCTGTGGTGACTGTCTTGTTGAAGCAGGCCGATCTCAGTGGGGATGACGGTGATCTACCTGACCCCACCGCGATGCTGGCACCGTTACTCATCGATCAACCGGTGCTCGTGAACGGCCAGTTGCTTTCAGCCGACGATCCCCGGGCCCTGCTTCAGCTGGAAACGTTGGTGAGCAATTGGTTGGTTCGTACGGCGGAATTAATCGGATCCGAATTACTGGAGTCCTGTGGTCAATGGCCTGAGTTACGGCGCTACTTACTGCGTGATTCACTCATTGCGACACGAGAGTTGGATCGTTTGCGCAATCGACTCAATACACAGATGCGCTGGTTCGACTGGGTTGACCGTCCGATTCAGCTGTACGAAAGCCAACGCACGTTGTTTCAATTGCGCCAGGGGCGCATTGAGCCGCTTCAGCTCACAGAGCCCAGGGATCATGAGTTGAACCAACTGGGTTGGTGGCAGCGTCAGGTGGCGCTGTTGCTTGAAACCCGTGACGCTTTGGCACCGCAGGTGCAGGGCCTCGTCCGACGGTTGGGCGACCTTGCCGTCGTGTTGTTAACCCAGGTTTTGGGTCGCGCGATCGGTCTTGTCGGTCGTGGCATTGCCCAAGGTATGGGCCGCAGTCTGGGTCGAGGTTGA
- a CDS encoding thylakoid membrane photosystem I accumulation factor: protein MAPLLKLLLGLSAALLLWVAPVGAVLNTDSYDGNIYALYAGNGSLVPPAVTLGEAMDAGRTSVVIYYLDDSAVSKRFAPVVSELQRLWGRNIDLIPLTTDGLQGRPATGPKDPLTYWNGSIPQVVVIGPDSRVVFDRDGQVPLAEINEAISSATGLPAPELGDINQGGSFNEVNVEVTSK, encoded by the coding sequence ATGGCCCCTTTGCTGAAGCTTTTGCTCGGTTTATCGGCAGCACTGCTGCTTTGGGTTGCCCCTGTTGGCGCCGTCCTCAATACCGATAGCTACGACGGCAATATTTATGCCTTGTATGCGGGCAACGGATCGCTTGTTCCTCCCGCTGTCACCCTCGGTGAAGCCATGGATGCAGGGCGAACATCTGTGGTGATCTACTACTTGGATGACAGTGCTGTGAGTAAGCGCTTTGCCCCTGTGGTGTCTGAACTCCAGCGGCTGTGGGGCCGAAATATTGACTTGATTCCGCTGACAACGGATGGCCTGCAGGGACGCCCAGCAACGGGACCCAAGGATCCATTGACGTATTGGAATGGATCCATTCCCCAGGTGGTGGTGATCGGACCCGATTCCAGAGTTGTGTTTGATCGCGACGGTCAGGTGCCCTTGGCAGAGATCAACGAGGCGATTAGCTCTGCCACTGGATTGCCAGCCCCTGAGTTGGGTGACATCAACCAAGGTGGAAGCTTCAACGAAGTGAACGTCGAAGTCACTTCAAAATAA
- the ruvX gene encoding Holliday junction resolvase RuvX has product MLGASVTVPSACSVLSLDVGRKRIGLAGCDPLGITVSPLPALHRGRFDNDLLVLRHHCQTRSVQGLVVGLPLDAAGQPTAQAEHCRRYGVRLAQSLGLPLAWVNEHSSTWAAGERHGLQGDRTGRLDSAAAALLLEQWLQDGPALKPAQSMAAGTGAEPIDGGS; this is encoded by the coding sequence ATGCTTGGGGCCTCGGTAACGGTGCCGTCCGCCTGTTCAGTGCTCAGTTTGGATGTCGGTCGGAAACGCATCGGCCTTGCGGGATGTGACCCCCTCGGCATCACGGTGTCGCCCTTACCAGCCCTGCACCGTGGACGTTTTGATAACGATCTATTGGTGTTGCGTCATCACTGTCAGACGCGATCCGTGCAGGGACTCGTGGTGGGCTTACCCCTCGATGCGGCTGGACAACCCACGGCCCAGGCTGAGCACTGCCGACGCTATGGCGTGCGCTTGGCCCAGTCTTTGGGGCTTCCCTTGGCTTGGGTGAACGAGCACAGCAGCACTTGGGCGGCTGGAGAACGCCATGGTTTACAGGGTGATCGGACCGGTCGACTCGACAGTGCGGCAGCGGCGTTGCTGCTTGAACAATGGCTGCAGGATGGGCCGGCGCTTAAACCGGCCCAATCGATGGCGGCTGGGACGGGCGCTGAGCCCATCGATGGTGGATCCTGA
- a CDS encoding DUF3727 domain-containing protein produces the protein MSDIAAGKSGDHPTLLVRDREGHDLLCFLEHLIPLDGQDYALLSPVDTPVSLFRLREDDEPEPITSVSSSEPILSVADVVLQEHDLVLVRSAITLTVSGELEEPDQEDLEELDDEDDLDDDAETFELLVSFMVDAQEYGLYIPLDPFLVLVRMVDGQAELLSEDELDRIQPRIEAELEEREWPE, from the coding sequence ATGTCGGACATCGCAGCAGGAAAGAGCGGAGACCACCCAACATTGTTGGTGCGTGATCGCGAAGGCCATGATCTGCTCTGCTTTTTAGAGCACCTCATCCCTCTGGACGGTCAGGATTACGCCCTGCTTTCGCCCGTTGATACCCCCGTCTCTCTCTTTCGGCTGCGCGAAGACGATGAGCCCGAGCCGATTACCAGCGTTTCCAGTAGCGAGCCAATCCTCTCCGTCGCGGATGTGGTCTTGCAGGAGCATGATCTCGTTTTAGTGCGCTCCGCCATCACCCTCACGGTGAGTGGAGAGCTGGAGGAGCCAGATCAGGAGGACTTGGAAGAATTAGACGACGAAGACGACCTTGACGACGATGCAGAAACCTTTGAGCTTCTGGTGAGTTTCATGGTGGATGCCCAGGAGTACGGGCTCTACATCCCCCTGGATCCTTTCCTTGTTTTGGTGCGAATGGTTGATGGCCAAGCGGAACTGCTTAGTGAAGATGAGCTTGACCGGATTCAACCCCGGATTGAGGCGGAGCTTGAGGAGCGTGAATGGCCGGAATGA
- a CDS encoding YqeG family HAD IIIA-type phosphatase → MAGMMGQHLLQPDWDPGLTIAHLALSHLTAQGIEAVVLDVDRTLLPGRDVKLPEPVLAWLMDAKQRFSLHLFSNNPSHSRIAAVADQLDVSFTAAAGKPRRGSLRRVLKDLDLPVDCVAMVGDRLFTDVLCGNRLGLYTVLVRPVRSDGTACSQDRVQRFERTLAGWMGAPTA, encoded by the coding sequence ATGGCCGGAATGATGGGTCAACACTTGCTGCAGCCCGATTGGGACCCCGGGCTCACCATTGCCCATCTGGCGTTGTCCCATCTGACTGCGCAAGGAATTGAAGCGGTTGTTTTGGATGTCGATCGCACCCTGCTTCCCGGGCGTGATGTGAAGCTTCCAGAGCCCGTTTTGGCGTGGCTGATGGATGCCAAGCAGCGGTTCTCCCTGCATCTTTTCAGCAATAACCCTTCCCACAGCCGGATTGCAGCGGTTGCAGACCAGCTTGATGTCAGTTTCACCGCAGCAGCGGGAAAGCCCCGGCGTGGGTCCTTAAGGCGCGTCCTCAAGGACCTCGACCTGCCGGTGGATTGTGTCGCCATGGTGGGGGATCGGTTGTTTACCGATGTGCTCTGTGGGAATCGTCTCGGGCTCTACACCGTGCTAGTCCGACCGGTGCGTTCTGACGGCACCGCCTGTTCCCAAGATCGCGTTCAACGCTTCGAGCGCACTCTTGCGGGATGGATGGGGGCGCCAACGGCATGA
- the proB gene encoding glutamate 5-kinase, translated as MTLWVVKLGTSLLRGDTAATIEGYASGLAAAMRRGDQVVLVTSGAVGLGCQKLHLPKRPDTVVALQAAAATGQGYLMALYERAMAVHGLSVAQVLLTRSDLVDRRRYQNASGTLQQLLAWGVLPVINENDALSSAELRFGDNDTLSALVAAAVGAHQLLLLTDVDRLYSSDPRSDANAQPITDVHHPRDLKWLEAGAGDGGRWGTGGMTTKLAAARIATASGVTVHLADGRDPARLAGLLEGDRGGTVFHPHPEPLGNRRSWLAHVLVPEGELCLDQGACQALLHRGASLLLVGVTAVKGQFEANRPVLLRDPDGQELGRGLCTLNSNQVRQALSVVTDAEASPVVVHRDALVLQDR; from the coding sequence ATGACCCTGTGGGTTGTGAAGCTTGGGACCAGCCTGTTGCGGGGGGACACTGCCGCAACGATTGAGGGGTATGCCTCAGGACTCGCTGCGGCCATGCGTCGCGGTGATCAGGTGGTGTTGGTCACCAGTGGTGCGGTTGGTTTGGGTTGCCAAAAGCTTCACCTTCCCAAGCGCCCGGATACCGTCGTCGCCCTCCAGGCGGCGGCCGCTACGGGGCAGGGATACCTCATGGCCCTGTACGAGCGGGCGATGGCGGTTCATGGCCTGTCCGTGGCTCAAGTGCTGCTCACCCGTTCGGATCTAGTCGACCGGCGCCGCTACCAAAATGCGTCGGGAACGTTGCAGCAGCTGTTGGCTTGGGGTGTTCTGCCTGTGATCAATGAGAACGATGCGTTGTCTTCAGCTGAATTGCGTTTTGGCGACAACGACACGCTCTCTGCGTTGGTGGCAGCAGCGGTGGGTGCCCATCAGCTCCTTCTCTTAACGGATGTTGATCGCTTGTATTCCTCAGATCCGCGCAGCGATGCGAATGCGCAACCGATTACGGATGTGCATCATCCCCGTGATCTCAAGTGGCTGGAGGCCGGAGCCGGCGATGGTGGACGTTGGGGGACGGGGGGCATGACCACCAAGCTCGCCGCCGCCAGAATTGCGACGGCGAGCGGGGTCACCGTTCATTTGGCCGATGGCCGCGATCCAGCTCGGTTAGCCGGACTGCTCGAGGGAGACCGCGGTGGCACTGTTTTTCATCCTCATCCCGAACCCCTCGGCAACCGTCGCAGCTGGTTGGCCCATGTCTTGGTTCCAGAGGGGGAACTCTGCCTGGACCAAGGCGCTTGTCAGGCTCTTTTGCATCGCGGTGCCTCGTTGTTGCTGGTGGGTGTGACGGCGGTGAAGGGTCAGTTCGAGGCAAACCGGCCTGTGCTGTTGCGTGATCCCGATGGACAGGAGTTGGGTCGGGGTCTTTGCACCCTCAACAGCAACCAGGTGCGTCAGGCCTTGTCCGTCGTAACGGATGCCGAGGCATCCCCGGTTGTCGTGCACCGTGATGCCCTGGTCCTTCAAGACCGGTAG
- the lpxD gene encoding UDP-3-O-(3-hydroxymyristoyl)glucosamine N-acyltransferase, producing MRFSTLLKDLQTGEAELRWSQCGADPILAGAASLEQAKGDQLSFLEKGNALIAALTETGAGALLLPDQPDLIQCASERGIAFAVLANPRLAFAEALERLHPRLRPLAEIHPSAVVDERAVVGPGTFIAPRVCIGASSRIGANCIVHPGVVIYDDVEVGEGCELHANAVLHPGSRLGRGCVVNSNAVIGSEGFGFVPTPRGWRKMPQTGQVVLEDGVEVGCGSTIDRPSVGETRIGAGSKIDNLVQIGHGVTTGRGCALASQVGIAGGAKLGHGVILAGQVGVANRAVVGDGAIASSKSGIHGEVAPGEVVSGYPAIPNRLWLRCSAAFSKLPEMAKTLRELKRDISQ from the coding sequence ATGCGCTTCAGCACCCTCCTTAAGGACCTGCAGACCGGTGAAGCCGAGCTTCGTTGGAGCCAGTGCGGCGCGGATCCAATTCTGGCCGGTGCCGCTTCGCTAGAGCAGGCCAAGGGGGATCAATTGAGCTTCCTCGAGAAGGGCAATGCGCTGATTGCCGCACTCACTGAAACGGGTGCTGGAGCTCTTTTGCTTCCCGATCAACCCGATCTGATCCAATGCGCCAGTGAACGGGGCATTGCTTTTGCGGTGTTGGCCAATCCACGGTTGGCATTTGCTGAAGCGTTGGAGCGTCTCCATCCACGGCTGCGACCTTTGGCGGAGATTCATCCCTCCGCAGTGGTGGACGAGCGGGCGGTGGTTGGCCCTGGAACCTTTATCGCCCCACGCGTCTGCATCGGCGCCTCGAGCAGAATTGGTGCCAATTGCATCGTTCACCCAGGTGTGGTGATTTACGACGATGTGGAGGTGGGTGAGGGGTGTGAGCTGCATGCCAACGCCGTGCTCCATCCAGGCAGTCGACTCGGTCGTGGTTGTGTTGTGAATTCCAATGCTGTGATTGGCTCGGAGGGCTTTGGTTTTGTGCCGACGCCCCGCGGATGGCGAAAGATGCCTCAAACCGGTCAGGTGGTTTTAGAGGACGGTGTTGAGGTGGGCTGTGGCAGCACGATCGATCGCCCCTCCGTCGGAGAAACCCGCATCGGTGCCGGATCGAAAATCGACAACCTGGTTCAAATTGGCCATGGGGTGACCACCGGGCGCGGTTGTGCATTGGCGTCACAAGTTGGCATCGCCGGGGGCGCCAAGCTTGGTCATGGCGTGATTTTGGCCGGGCAGGTTGGTGTGGCTAATCGAGCTGTGGTGGGTGATGGGGCGATCGCGAGCTCGAAAAGTGGGATCCACGGTGAGGTGGCGCCCGGTGAGGTGGTGAGTGGTTATCCAGCGATTCCCAATCGACTCTGGCTGCGCTGTTCTGCGGCATTCAGCAAGTTGCCTGAGATGGCGAAGACCCTTCGAGAGTTGAAGCGCGACATCTCTCAGTAA